One Prinia subflava isolate CZ2003 ecotype Zambia chromosome 17, Cam_Psub_1.2, whole genome shotgun sequence DNA segment encodes these proteins:
- the LOC134559369 gene encoding cytochrome P450 2W1-like isoform X2, whose translation MRNLGMGKQMIEGRIFEELHFLIEMIKSFKGEPFSLPSFNCAPINVTFVMLFGDRFDYKDPTFLTLLRLIDEVMILLGSPNLNYFNFYPFLGFLFKTHKIMLKKIEDVRAILRQYMKASREDINENSVRSYIDALIFKQQEEKNKKDSLFHDDNLMASILDLVMAGTETIATTLQWSILLMMKYPEIQKKVQEEIGRTVKAGSWATYEDRKNMPYTNAVLHEVQRFITLLPHVPRCTAVDTHFRGYFLPKGIIVIPSLTSVLLDKTQWETPHQFNPNHFLDAQGNFVKKGAFLPFSTGRRNCIGESLAKMELFVFFVGLLQTFTFRPQPGVSEADLDLTVPQTTFTLRPQPQATCAVLRE comes from the exons ATGCGCAACCTCGGCATGGGCAAACAAATGATAGAAGGCAGAATCTTTGAGGAGCTTCACTTCCTCATCGAGATGATCAAATCCTTCAAAG GGGAACCTTTCAGCCTGCCGTCCTTCAACTGCGCTCCCATCAACGTCACCTTCGTCATGCTCTTTGGGGACAGGTTTGACTACAAGGACCCAACATTTCTCACTCTCTTAAGACTCATAGATGAGGTTATGATTCTTCTGGGATCCCCCAATTTAAAC TATTTCAATTTCTACCCATTCCttggatttcttttcaaaaccCACAAGATTATGCTCAAGAAAATCGAAGATGTGCGTGCTATTTTAAGGCAATACATGAAGGCCAGCAGGGAGGATATCAATGAGAACAGTGTGAGGAGCTACATCGATGCACTGATATTCAAGCAACAAGAG GAGAAGAACAAGAAAGACAGCCTCTTCCACGATGACAACTTAATGGCATCCATACTTGACCTGGTCATGGCTGGAACAGAGACCATTGCCACCACGCTCCAGTGGTCCATCCTGCTCATGATGAAATACCCAGAGATTCAAA AAAAGGTTCAGGAGGAGATTGGGAGAACAGTCaaagctgggagctgggccACGTACGAGGACAGGAAGAACATGCCCTACACCAACGCCGTGCTGCACGAGGTGCAGAGGTTCATCACCCTCCTGCCACACGTGCCCCGCTGCACTGCTGTTGACACCCACTTCAGGGGCTACTTCCTTCCCAAG GGTATAATTGTAATCCCATCCCTtacctcagtgctgctggataAGACACAATGGGAGACACCACATCAGTTCAACCCCAACCACTTTCTCGATGCTCAAGGGAATTTTGTCAAGAAAGGAGctttcctgcccttctccaCAG GGCGACGGAACTGCATCGGAGAGAGCCTGGCCAAGATGGAGCTCTTTGTGTTCTTTGTAGGGTTGCTCCAAACATTCACTTTCCGGCCCCAGCCAGGAGTTTCAGAGGCTGACCTGGACCTCACTGTGCCCCAAACGACTTTCACACTAAGGCCTCAGCCTCAGGCAACCTGTGCTGTCCTGCGGGAATAA